A single window of Betta splendens chromosome 11, fBetSpl5.4, whole genome shotgun sequence DNA harbors:
- the psmb12 gene encoding proteasome 20S subunit beta 12 isoform X1, producing the protein MEKRSTDSQVKGVSTGTTILAAVYDGGVVIGSDSRASIGGDYVSSKTINKLIQVHDRIFACIAGSLADAQAVTKAAKSHLSFHSVQMETPPLVVAAASVLKELCYRNKEELQAGFITAGWDRKNGPQVYVVSLGGMLISQPVTIAGSGSTYIYGYVDAKYKPNMSREQCLQFATNGTDALALAMGRDNVSGGVVHLVVITEEGVEHVVVPGDKLPRFHDE; encoded by the exons ACCACCATCCTGGCTGCCGTCTATGACGGGGGGGTCGTGATTGGTTCAGATTCCAGGGCTTCAATAGGAGG GGACTATGTGTCATCTAAGACGATTAACAAGCTGATCCAGGTCCACGACCGGATCTTTGCCTGCATAGCCGGCTCACTTGCCGACGCTCAGGCCGTCACCAAGGCTGCAAAGTCTCATCTGTCGTTCCACAG TGTGCAGATGGAGACGCCTCCGCTGGTGGTCGCTGCAGCAtcggtgctgaaggagctgtgctacagaaacaaggaggagctgcaggccggGTTCATCACCGCGGGCTGGGACAGGAAGAACGGGCCACAG GTTTACGTGGTGTCTCTGGGTGGGATGTTAATCAGTCAACCCGTGACCATCGCTGGCTCCGGCAGCACCTACATCTACGGATACGTAGACGCTAAATACAAACCCAACATGAGCCGAGAGCAGTGTCTGCAGTTTGCCACCAACGGTACTGATG CTCTGGCTTTAGCGATGGGCAGAGACAACGTCAGCGGGGGTGTGGTCCACCTGGTGGTGATCACGGAAGAAGGCGTGGAGCACGTGGTCGTACCTGGGGACAAGCTGCCCAGGTTCCACGACGAGTGA
- the psmb12 gene encoding proteasome 20S subunit beta 12 isoform X2, with the protein MEKRSTDSQVKGVSTGTTILAAVYDGGVVIGSDSRASIGGDYVSSKTINKLIQVHDRIFACIAGSLADAQAVTKAAKSHLSFHSVQMETPPLVVAAASVLKELCYRNKEELQAGFITAGWDRKNGPQVYVVSLGGMLISQPVTIAGSGSTYIYGYVDAKYKPNMSREQCLQFATNALALAMGRDNVSGGVVHLVVITEEGVEHVVVPGDKLPRFHDE; encoded by the exons ACCACCATCCTGGCTGCCGTCTATGACGGGGGGGTCGTGATTGGTTCAGATTCCAGGGCTTCAATAGGAGG GGACTATGTGTCATCTAAGACGATTAACAAGCTGATCCAGGTCCACGACCGGATCTTTGCCTGCATAGCCGGCTCACTTGCCGACGCTCAGGCCGTCACCAAGGCTGCAAAGTCTCATCTGTCGTTCCACAG TGTGCAGATGGAGACGCCTCCGCTGGTGGTCGCTGCAGCAtcggtgctgaaggagctgtgctacagaaacaaggaggagctgcaggccggGTTCATCACCGCGGGCTGGGACAGGAAGAACGGGCCACAG GTTTACGTGGTGTCTCTGGGTGGGATGTTAATCAGTCAACCCGTGACCATCGCTGGCTCCGGCAGCACCTACATCTACGGATACGTAGACGCTAAATACAAACCCAACATGAGCCGAGAGCAGTGTCTGCAGTTTGCCACCAACG CTCTGGCTTTAGCGATGGGCAGAGACAACGTCAGCGGGGGTGTGGTCCACCTGGTGGTGATCACGGAAGAAGGCGTGGAGCACGTGGTCGTACCTGGGGACAAGCTGCCCAGGTTCCACGACGAGTGA
- the psmb9a gene encoding proteasome subunit beta type-9, whose protein sequence is MLEETGPGCLSEALKTGTTIIGVEYDGGVVLGSDSRVSAGASVVNRVMNKLSPLHDKIYCALSGSAADAQTIAEVVNYQLDVHSMEIGEDPQVRSAATLVRNISYKYKEELSAHLIVAGWDRRDGGQVFATLNGLLTRQPFAVGGSGSSYVYGFVDAEYHRGMSKAQSQQFVVNTLALAMNRDGSSGGVAYVVTIDEHNTEEKVVLGNNLPTFFDQ, encoded by the exons ATGTTGGAGGAAACGGGTCCGGGCTGCTTGTCTGAGGCGCTGAAGACTGGA acAACAATTATCGGAGTAGAGTACGACGGAGGGGTGGTGCTGGGCTCTGACTCCAGGGTGTCCGcggg CGCCTCAGTGGTGAACAGGGTGATGAACAAACTGTCTCCTCTTCATGATAAGATCTACTGCGCTCTGTCAGGATCTGCAGCAGACGCTCAGACCATCGCTGAGGTGGTCAATTACCAGCTGGACGTGCACAG CATGGAGATCGGTGAAGACCCTCAGGTTCGCTCCGCTGCCACTCTGGTGAGGAACATCTCATACAAATACAAGGAGGAGCTGTCGGCTCATCTCATCGTGGCCGGTTGGGACAGAAGAGACGGAGGACAG gTGTTTGCGACTCTCAATGGGCTCCTCACCAGACAACCTTTTGCTGTGGGCGGCTCTGGAAGCTCATACGTTTACGGGTTTGTTGATGCTGAGTATCACAGAGGGATGAGCAAAGCGCAGAGTCAGCAGTTTGTGGTCAACA ctctcgctCTGGCGATGAACCGTGACGGCTCCAGTGGAGGAGTCGCTTACGTCGTCACCATCGATGAACACAACACGGAGGAGAAAGTCGTCCTAGGAAACAACCTACCGACGTTCTTTGACCAGTGA
- the tap2a gene encoding antigen peptide transporter 2a — protein sequence MATNAATIMPKVSALVLSLFVDLCLFYASDLPLIRGVFGFFTRLWFVAALRFVAPTAVTLLILGDFKPRLIRFTATYSLLPAVLETGTQVLFREETPCVQRTDLRCWSLFAAASAAAALFWEVIVPDAEESDGEKREKQRSRVLFMRVLRLFRPDYPLLLGGLAFLSLAVLFEMFIPFYTGRVIDILGGRFQQSDFLSALVFMGLFSLGSSLSAGCRGGLFLCGISSFTCRMKFKLFEVLTRQEIKFFETTKTGEVTSRLSRDTTLMGRTVCLNVNVLLRTFVKTVGMISLMMNLSWKLTFLVLMETPVTGLLQNIYDTHHQRLTLAMQDSLALSSEAANEVVSGIRVIRSFKTEKHEANRYDDRLTDTRALKTRRDVVGAFYLLARRLTGLGMQVIMLYYGRLFIQSGQMTTGSLVSFIIYQSDLGDNIRTLTFIFGDMLNSVGAAGKVFEYLDRKPAVSTDGKLKPDQLKGRVSFQSVNFAYSAAPSNQSKTVLQDFSLELKPGQMTALVGPSGEGKSTCVSLLQRFYEPQDGEILLDDEPLRSYDHRFLHQKIAVVSQDPVLFSGSVRDNISYGFHGCSLDEIQEAAGKANAHEFIMKLQNGYDTEVGEGGGQLSKSEKQRIAIARALVRRPQVLVLDEITSSLDADSENQVQQALTRCPDRTLLVIAHKLRTVEAADQIVVMGGGRVEERGTHQQLMERKGSYYRLREQLFTENA from the exons ATGGCCACGAACGCAGCAACAATAATGCCCAAAGTGTCGGCTCTGGTTCTGTCGCTGTTCGtggacctctgcctgttttacGCGTCGGACCTCCCGCTGATCCGCGGCGTCTTCGGGTTTTTTACGCGTCTCTGGTTCGTGGCTGCTCTTCGGTTCGTGGCTCCAACTGCTGTGACTCTGTTGATTCTAGGGGACTTCAAACCGCGGCTCATCCGTTTTACAGCCACTTACAGCCTGCTGCCCGCGGTGCTTGAGACCGGAACCCAGGTTCTGTTCCGTGAGGAGACGCCGTGTGTCCAGCGGACGGACCTGCGCTGCTGGAGCCTGTTCGCCGCCGCGTCTGCGGCCGCGGCGCTGTTCTGGGAGGTCATCGTTCCGGACGCAGAGGAATCAGAcggagagaaaagggagaagcagaggtccAGGGTTCTGTTCATGAGGGTTCTGCGTCTGTTCAGACCCGACTACCCCCTGCTGCTTGGGGGACTCGCGTTCCTCTCACTGGCTGTTCTCT TCGAGATGTTCATCCCGTTCTACACTGGCAGAGTCATCGACATCCTGGGTGGTCGCTTCCAGCAGAGTgacttcctctctgctcttgtCTTCATGGGTCTGTTCTCACTGGGGAG CTCACTGAGTGCCGGCTGCAGAGGAGGCCTCTTCCTCTGTGGCATCAGTTCCTTCACTTGTAGGATGAAATTCAAGCTGTTTGAAGTTTTGAccagacaggaaattaaattTTTTGAGACCACAAAAACAG GTGAGGTGACGTCCAGGTTGTCCAGAGACACCACTCTGATGGGAAGAACCGTGTGTCTGAACGTCAACGTGCTGCTGAGGACGTTTGTCAAGACTGTGGGCATGATCTCCCTGATGATGAATCTCTCCTGGAAGCTGACGTTTCTGGTCCTGATGGAGACGCCCGTCACTGGCCTCCTCCAGAATATTTATGACACACACCATCAG AGGTTGACGCTAGCGATGCAGGACTCACTGGCTTTATCAAGTGAAGCAGCCAATGAGGTTGTTTCTGGTATTCGTGTCATAAGGagctttaaaacagaaaaacacgaGGCCAATCGTTATGATGATCGCTTGACGGACACTCGTGCCCTTAAGACTCGCCGTGACGTGGTCGGAGCCTTTTATTTACTCGCACGGAGG ttgacAGGACTGGGCATGCAGGTCATCATGTTGTACTACGGCAGGCTCTTTATTCAAAGTGGACAAATGACCACTGGCAGCCTGGTTTCCTTCATCATTTACCAGTCAGACCTCGGAGACAACATTCGG ACTCTCACCTTCATCTTTGGTGACATGTTGAACTCAGTGGGAGCTGCAGGGAAAGTGTTTGAGTACCTGGACAGAAAACCTGCTGTCAGCACAGACGGAAAACTTAAACCTGATCAGCTCAAAGGACGCGTCAGCTTCCAAAGCGTCAACTTTGCTtattctgcagctccttcaaaTCAGAGCAAGACAGTGCTGCAG GACTTCTCTTTGGAGCTGAAGCCCGGTCAGATGACGGCGCTGGTCGGTCCGTCTGGAGAAGGAAAAAGCACCTGTGTGAGTTTACTGCAGAGATTCTATGAACCTCAGGACGGAGAGATTCTGTTGGACGACGAACCACTGAGGTCGTACGACCACCGCTTCCTCCACCAGAAG ATCGCAGTGGTGAGTCAGGACCCTGTCCTCTTCTCCGGCTCCGTCAGAGACAACATCTCCTACGGGTTTCATGGATGTTCACTGGATGAGATCCAGGAGGCGGCGGGAAAAGCCAACGCCCATGAATTCATCATGAAGCTGCAGAACGGCTACGACACAG AggtgggagaaggaggaggacagctcTCCAAGAGCGAGAAGCAGCGAATCGCCATCGCTCGGGCGCTGGTCAGACGCcctcaggttctggttctggatgagATCACCAGCTCTCTGGACGCCGACAGTGAGAACCAG GTGCAGCAGGCGCTGACCCGTTGTCCCGACCGGACCCTGCTGGTCATCGCCCACAAGCTGAGGACCGTCGAGGCGGCCGATCAGATCGTGGTGATGGGAGGAGGACGCGTGGAGGAGCGCGGGACccaccagcagctgatggagaggaAGGGCAGCTACTACCGGCTGAGGGAGCAGCTGTTCACCGAGAACGCATAG